In Desulfosediminicola ganghwensis, a single window of DNA contains:
- a CDS encoding MBL fold metallo-hydrolase produces MSLPVIPVWWPFLVAASPVILPLLYRRNLQFSQDRESAQKCNRARIEQAGELNLPELEKLSLSAVVEQKAASGFVGSPAVCYLLESDLGTLLFDVGYGPEDDAMAVNSKKMGLADRVLDGVAISHLHPDHMGGFAAAKKYGRLCSMQLGK; encoded by the coding sequence ATGTCACTGCCTGTAATCCCTGTATGGTGGCCTTTTCTTGTCGCAGCTTCACCTGTTATTCTGCCCCTGCTCTATCGTAGAAATCTACAATTTTCTCAGGACCGGGAATCGGCACAGAAATGCAACCGTGCGCGAATAGAGCAGGCAGGGGAACTCAACCTGCCTGAACTCGAGAAACTTTCATTGTCAGCGGTGGTTGAGCAAAAAGCGGCTTCAGGGTTTGTCGGTTCACCTGCTGTCTGTTATTTGCTGGAATCAGATCTTGGAACGCTGCTTTTTGATGTGGGTTACGGGCCGGAAGACGATGCTATGGCAGTAAACAGTAAAAAGATGGGCCTTGCGGATCGAGTTCTGGATGGGGTTGCTATTTCACATTTGCACCCTGATCATATGGGCGGTTTCGCTGCAGCAAAAAAATATGGTCGTTTGTGCTCAATGCAATTAGGGAAATAA